Below is a genomic region from Campylobacter geochelonis.
AATACCAAGAGCCATACCAAACGCCCAAATTGCACCGATTACCGAGTCAAATCTATCCTTATCTTTTAGCGTTATAAATGCTACTAAAAGTGCTAAAAATATAGAAAAAACGCTCGCTCCTAAAAGTGGTGCAAAACCAAAGTAAAACGCAAGTCCAATCCCGCCATACGCACCATGCGCCACGCCTCCAGCTATAAAAGTCATACGATTTATAACAACCAGTGAACCCACAACTCCACAAGCAACGCTTACTAAAATCCCTCCTAAAAAGGCATTTTGCATAAAAGTTAAACTCATCATTTCTTGCATGAACACTCCTTTAAAACTAGCTCAACATCGCAAAAATGGGAGTTGTGTTCTTTTAAAAAGTGGGATAAAAAGTCATCTTTTTTTCTGTTATCGATATCATGCATAACTAAAGTTTTGTTTATATATGCTATTTTAGTAGCAAAATTTATGGCGATATTTGTATCGTGGCTTATCATTATAACGCCAGTTCCTTTGAAATTTAATTCTTTTAAAAGTTCGTAAATTTCAGCTTGTCCTCTTACATCAATACTAGCTGTTGGTTCATCAAGAAGTAGAATTTTTGCGTCACTGCATAGCGCTCTTGCGATGTAAATTCGCTGTCTTTGTCCGCCACTTAGCGCACTTATTCGGCGATTTTTAAACTCTTGCATACCAACTAACTCAAGGGCGTTCATGGCTTTTTCTTTGTCAGCTTTATCGTAAAATCCAAAGAGTTTTTTGCCGATTTGACCCATTAAAACGACTTCTAGCACGCTAATGGGAAAGCTTAAATTTAAAGGGATATGTTGAGGTACATATCCAAGAGATGAGGAAATTTCAGTAGGGTTTTTGCCATAAACTTTAATGCTTCCAGAATGTGGCGTTAAAATTCCTAAAAGCAACTTTAAAAGCGTACTTTTTCCGCCACCATTTGGACCTATGATAGATAAAAAATCACTTTTTTTATACTCAAAATTTATATCTTTTAAGACAAGATTCTCATCATAACCAAAGTTTAAATTTTCTACTGAAATTTCGCTCATAAAGCTCCTAATTTATCTTATTTAAGATATTTTGCAAACACATCAACAGTTTTTTGCATCTCAGCAAGCCAGTTTTCTGGAAGTTGATTTATCTCGACAACAACAGCGCCACTTTCTTTTGCGACAGTTTTGGCTGCTTTTTTAGAAAACTGAGGAGCTATAAAAATAACAGAGATTTTCTCCTCTTTTGCTTCGTGAATTAGCTCTTTCAAATCTGCTGGTTTAGGCTCTTTTCCCTCTATCTCAACCGGAATTTGAACTAAATCATATCGTTTTGCAAAGTATCCCCAAGATGGATGATAGACCATAAATTTACGATTTTTGATATCTTTTAGCTTATCTTTTGTGCTCTTATCAAACTCATCAAGTTTACTTATAAATTTAGCAGAATTTTGCTCATATAAAGCTTTATTTTCTGGATATTTTTTAACAAGTGCGTTTGTTATGTTTTGAACTTGAATTTTTACAAGTTGTGGATCTAACCAAACGTGTGGGTCAAGCATACCTTCGTGATGGTGATGTCCTTCGTGCTCGTGATGTTCGTGATGCTCATGCTCGCCATCATGGTCTGCATGCTCATGATGTTCGTGATCTGCTTCGTGGTCATGATCTGCATGCTCTTCATCGTGATGATGATGTGCTGCCATAGGTATTTTTGTGATACCATCTTGAGTGTTGATAACGACTAAATTTGGAAACTGTTTTTGTAGTTTTGGCAACCAAATTTCATCAAATTCAAGTCCAACTGCAAAGTGTAGGTCGCTTTTTTCTACATTTTTCATTTGTGATGGTTTTGGCTCGTAAGTGTGGGGATCAGCGCCTGCTTCAACAAGTGCATCTACTTCTAAAGTATCACCAGCTATCTGCTGAACAAAAAATTTCGTAGGCAGTATAGTTGTAGTTACAACTGGCTTTGCATAAAGTGCCAAAGCAGCCAATAAAAGTGTGAAAATAGTTTTTTTCATCTTCTCTCCTAAAGTTAAATTATGGCTAAAAGTATAATCTAATGCAACTTAGTTGCAACTTAAGCAAATTTGATAAAATTTAGACTATAATTAGAAAAATTTAACCAAATGATGACTTTTAATTTGATATGATAAATAAAAAAATAAGATGGAAGCAAAGATGAATTTTAAAGATTTTTTAGAAGAGCAGGGCATAGCTTTCACGGCATTTAGAGAGCGGTTAATGGAGATTTTAACTAGCGCGCAAAAGCCTATTAGCTATGATGAGTTAGTCCAGCTTACAAGCGCGAACAAAACGACAGTTTATCGAAACCTAGCGCTTTTTGAAGAAAAAGGCATTGTGATTTCTAGTGAGAATAACAGAAAAAACTACTATGAGTTAGCTCATCACGCAAAGGCGTATTTTGTCTGCGAAAAATGCCATAAAATGGAGGAAATTTCTATGCCAAATTTAGATAAAAAGCATATAAAAAGCGTTGTTGTAAAGGGAACTTGCGATGAATGTTTATAACAGCGCGTGGGATAAAAAGTCTAAAAAATATAATAAATTTGATGGAAATTTAAGTCCTTTTCAAAAGGAATTTTTTGAAATTTTGGCTAAATTTGGTATTGAATTTAAAGATAAAACTCTCGTTGATATCGGTTGTGGAACGGGCGTTTACTCGCTTTTTTTGGCTGGAATTTGCAAAAGCGTTTTAGGAGTTGATGGCTCATCTGGAATGCTAGAAGAATTAGCAAAAAAAGCTAATGAGTTTGAGATAAAAAACATTAGAACAATACACGCAAATTTTGATGAGTTTTGCACTGATGAGAGCTTTGATATCGCGTTTTTAACGATGAGTCCAGCGCTTAAAAATGAGGTTGATTTTAAAAAATTTATAAGCCTAGCCACGAAGCGAATCTATCTAAACTGGGAAAAACCGCGCCACTCATCTATGCTTGAGCCGTTTTTTGCTAAATTTGGTAAAAGTGGCTGGGAAAATGTAACAAAAACTTTAAAAAACTATCTTGAAGATAAAAATATCGCGTATAAAACAGAAATTTTAGATGAGAAACGAGTCGCTTGTCGCACTTTTGATGAGGCGTATGAAAATGTGCTTTGGCATTTGCAAATAAATGGCTTTGAATATGATAAAATCGAGATTAGAGCTATGCTTGAAAAGCAGTGTGACAATGGCGTGGTAAAAGATGAGATTATCTCACAGATGAGGGTTTTGGTTTTTTAAATTTAAAAATTGCGATAAAACGTTAATTTGCTGTGATTTTGGCTTTGATGTTATGTGGTGTTGTGGGTGGATTGAAAATTTTATCATATATTTTACTTTCGTGTTGTTAAATTTATAGTTTTTGATAACCGAGTTTGACGATAAATTTGTTATAAATTTTAAACTATTTTTGTTGTTTTAAGAGAAATTTAAAATTTTGGCTAGATTTGGTTGATAATATAGTAAAATACTAAGATTTAGATACAAAAGCATTTTTGCTGGATTTAAATCGCTGTTTGATTTAAATGCGGTTGAGGTTTTTTAAAGTGTCTTTTAATAATTTAGCAAATCAGTTTGGAATTTAAAAATCAATTTCATTTTAGACTTGGCTTTTAAATTAAAACGGTGCTTAAATAGTCTAAAAGCTACAAAAATATTTTCAAGCAAATCAAAACAAGATAAAGCTTTATCGGCGAAGCAAATTTAAAAGTTTAAGACTGCTACGCCGATGGAATTTTAGCTTTGATTAAATTTAGCGCTATTTTGTATTGATATTTTTAAAGCTTTTATTTGTTTTTTTCTAATGTTTCTTTGATTTCATCTTGACTCTTTTTCAAAGCTTCGTTTGATTTTTTAACCATTAATTTTCCAATTGCATCGCCTGCGTTGTTGCATTCTTGAATTTCATTTTTTGATAAACTTCCTTGTTGCTGACATTTACCAAAAGCTATTTTATCTGCTTCATCTGGGTGTTGCATAAAATACTCAACCGTTTTTGGCTCCTCGCCACAACCGCTAAGAAACAAAACTACTCCAACTGCTAAACTAGCTATGATTACATTTTTCATCGACAACTCCTGTTTGTTAAAATTGATATTTGTTATTTTCTTTATCAAGTTCGAAAATAGCGAAAGTGTATTTAGAAAATAAAATGAGTGTAAATAATAAAGCGTGAGAAAAAAGCTTTATTTGTGAAGCGAGTTTTTTAAGAGGTTTTAAGAATGCCCCCCCCCCGAAACATTTGGCTAAAAATTTGCTTAAATTAAGCATTATTTTATATCCTCCTTTGTAAAAATATATCTGTTATTATATATTAAAAATTGCAAAAAAGTTACTAAAAACTATCAAAATTTTAAAAAATTATAAATTTAACTTAGTTAATATAAATTTATAAGCCAAAGCAGGTGAAATTCAGGCTAAATCACAAAAATCGCTAAGCCGATGAATTGCACTGAAAAATGCGATTTGTATAAATTTCTAAGTAACATTTTTGGTAAAATATAAAAGCTTTAATAAACAAAATTTATAAGTAAAATCATTATTTATAGCCATTTAACGAGCCTGTTTTTTGGCTAAATTTAAAAAGCTATAGTTTAAATTAAGTGAATTTAGCCAAATTTATTTCTCTTTTAAAGCGACTTTTTTAAATTCTTT
It encodes:
- a CDS encoding class I SAM-dependent methyltransferase — protein: MNVYNSAWDKKSKKYNKFDGNLSPFQKEFFEILAKFGIEFKDKTLVDIGCGTGVYSLFLAGICKSVLGVDGSSGMLEELAKKANEFEIKNIRTIHANFDEFCTDESFDIAFLTMSPALKNEVDFKKFISLATKRIYLNWEKPRHSSMLEPFFAKFGKSGWENVTKTLKNYLEDKNIAYKTEILDEKRVACRTFDEAYENVLWHLQINGFEYDKIEIRAMLEKQCDNGVVKDEIISQMRVLVF
- a CDS encoding metal ABC transporter ATP-binding protein, with the translated sequence MSEISVENLNFGYDENLVLKDINFEYKKSDFLSIIGPNGGGKSTLLKLLLGILTPHSGSIKVYGKNPTEISSSLGYVPQHIPLNLSFPISVLEVVLMGQIGKKLFGFYDKADKEKAMNALELVGMQEFKNRRISALSGGQRQRIYIARALCSDAKILLLDEPTASIDVRGQAEIYELLKELNFKGTGVIMISHDTNIAINFATKIAYINKTLVMHDIDNRKKDDFLSHFLKEHNSHFCDVELVLKECSCKK
- a CDS encoding Fur family transcriptional regulator, which translates into the protein MNFKDFLEEQGIAFTAFRERLMEILTSAQKPISYDELVQLTSANKTTVYRNLALFEEKGIVISSENNRKNYYELAHHAKAYFVCEKCHKMEEISMPNLDKKHIKSVVVKGTCDECL
- a CDS encoding EexN family lipoprotein, which encodes MKNVIIASLAVGVVLFLSGCGEEPKTVEYFMQHPDEADKIAFGKCQQQGSLSKNEIQECNNAGDAIGKLMVKKSNEALKKSQDEIKETLEKNK
- a CDS encoding metal ABC transporter solute-binding protein, Zn/Mn family, translating into MKKTIFTLLLAALALYAKPVVTTTILPTKFFVQQIAGDTLEVDALVEAGADPHTYEPKPSQMKNVEKSDLHFAVGLEFDEIWLPKLQKQFPNLVVINTQDGITKIPMAAHHHHDEEHADHDHEADHEHHEHADHDGEHEHHEHHEHEGHHHHEGMLDPHVWLDPQLVKIQVQNITNALVKKYPENKALYEQNSAKFISKLDEFDKSTKDKLKDIKNRKFMVYHPSWGYFAKRYDLVQIPVEIEGKEPKPADLKELIHEAKEEKISVIFIAPQFSKKAAKTVAKESGAVVVEINQLPENWLAEMQKTVDVFAKYLK